The Amycolatopsis sp. 195334CR genome window below encodes:
- a CDS encoding acyltransferase, with translation MTSMWGSPVVARAKAWRRARRDPRQARFLTADSLRWVLRNRAFTPWYLVRYWRLLKFRLLNPHIILRGMVFLGKDVEIHCRPGYGRLEIGRWVHIGDGNAIRCHEGSLRIGDKAVFGRQNVVNGYLDIELGAATLVADWVYICDFDHVTTDITLPIKDQGIVKSPVRIGPDTWIGTKVSVLKGTRVGRGCVLGAHAVVRGDIPDYAIAVGSPARVVRDRRADYEADAERREAVRDMARKADKALEKTLRDLTSN, from the coding sequence ATGACATCCATGTGGGGTTCCCCGGTGGTGGCCAGGGCGAAGGCGTGGCGGCGCGCGCGGCGCGACCCTCGGCAGGCCCGGTTCCTCACCGCCGACTCGCTGCGCTGGGTGCTGCGCAACCGGGCGTTCACGCCCTGGTACCTGGTCCGGTACTGGCGGCTGCTGAAGTTCCGCCTGCTCAACCCGCACATCATCCTGCGCGGCATGGTGTTCCTCGGCAAGGACGTGGAGATCCACTGCCGCCCCGGGTACGGGCGGCTGGAGATCGGCCGCTGGGTGCACATCGGCGACGGCAACGCGATCCGCTGCCACGAGGGTTCGCTGCGCATCGGGGACAAGGCCGTGTTCGGCAGGCAGAACGTGGTCAACGGTTACCTCGACATCGAGCTGGGCGCGGCCACGCTGGTCGCCGACTGGGTCTACATCTGCGACTTCGACCACGTGACCACCGACATCACGCTGCCGATCAAGGACCAGGGCATCGTGAAGTCCCCGGTGCGGATCGGGCCGGACACCTGGATCGGCACCAAGGTCTCGGTGCTCAAGGGCACCCGGGTGGGCCGGGGCTGCGTGCTGGGCGCGCACGCGGTGGTGCGCGGCGACATCCCGGACTACGCCATCGCCGTCGGCTCACCAGCGCGCGTGGTGCGCGACCGCCGCGCCGACTACGAGGCCGATGCCGAACGCCGGGAGGCCGTCCGCGACATGGCCCGCAAGGCGGACAAGGCCCTCGAAAAGACGCTGCGCGACCTCACCTCGAACTAG
- a CDS encoding nucleoside hydrolase, with amino-acid sequence MGTKLIIDTDPGVDDAFALALAARSREVDLIGVTTVFGNVPLASTTENARRLLNLFGRADVPVAAGAERPLVHAQSRASSVHGADGLSGRSSSLAAAERELETADAVSMLVSLLERADEPVTIAPIGPLTNIALLLAAHPRIRDRIGRLVIMGGAIGRGNITGAAEFNVWADPEAARRVLVEERVPVTLVPMDLTRRCAVSTDWLAELADGDPVGEVLVSLTGDYLDHYRKELGYDGIVLHDAVAVAEAIRPGLLETERFPVDVDCSFGPYRGATLLDQRRWTHREANGEPEGASIEVAVDTDLDGLRQFVLDGIRG; translated from the coding sequence GTGGGGACGAAACTGATCATCGACACCGATCCCGGGGTCGACGACGCCTTCGCGCTGGCGCTGGCCGCGCGCAGCCGCGAGGTCGACCTGATCGGCGTGACCACGGTGTTCGGCAACGTGCCGCTGGCCTCGACCACGGAGAACGCCCGCCGCCTGCTGAACCTGTTCGGCCGCGCCGACGTGCCGGTCGCCGCCGGGGCCGAGCGCCCGCTGGTGCACGCGCAGAGCCGGGCCTCCTCGGTGCACGGCGCGGACGGGCTGTCCGGCCGGTCGTCCTCGCTGGCCGCCGCCGAGCGCGAGCTGGAGACCGCCGACGCGGTCAGCATGCTGGTCTCGCTGCTGGAGCGCGCCGACGAGCCGGTGACCATCGCGCCGATCGGCCCGCTCACCAACATCGCCCTGCTGCTGGCCGCGCACCCGCGGATCCGGGACCGGATCGGGCGGCTGGTGATCATGGGCGGCGCGATCGGGCGCGGCAACATCACCGGCGCCGCCGAGTTCAACGTGTGGGCCGATCCCGAGGCCGCCCGCCGGGTGCTGGTCGAGGAGCGCGTGCCGGTGACGCTGGTGCCGATGGACCTGACCCGCCGCTGCGCGGTGTCCACCGACTGGCTGGCCGAGCTGGCCGACGGGGATCCCGTCGGCGAGGTGCTCGTCTCGCTCACCGGCGACTACCTCGACCACTACCGCAAGGAACTCGGTTACGACGGCATCGTGCTGCACGACGCGGTCGCGGTGGCCGAGGCGATCCGGCCGGGGCTGCTGGAGACCGAGCGGTTCCCGGTGGACGTGGACTGCTCGTTCGGCCCGTACCGCGGCGCGACCCTGCTGGACCAGCGTCGTTGGACACACCGGGAAGCCAACGGCGAGCCGGAAGGCGCGTCGATCGAAGTCGCCGTCGACACCGATCTCGACGGCCTGCGCCAGTTCGTGCTCGACGGGATCAGGGGGTAG
- a CDS encoding C40 family peptidase: protein MAEETRQRPIRRALVIALVAVAVATGIFVLANRQDSAPLANTAAPPASPEPPLPAPSQPQPQPGAALPASPGKQLDDWAAQYSTWLEIPQRSMLAYAKATITMGQEQPGCHVSWVTLAGIGKNASDHGRVGGVIGEDGRPAQPIGTVDLLDFNGKVVSEPDANGPMQLTPAVWDKWARSASGAGAPDPQNLDDAALTAARALCADGGRDLSDGPTWWNAVGSLQDAPLFLHRVLATANVYGTVAKTDAPPKTSVLKAVYFAIEKIGLPYVWGGNGIEGGHEGFDCSGLTTAAYGNAGITLKRTAHWQYGSVPLVPVEEEPQLGDLVFFGNPSTKIHHVGIYVGNKQMVDAPTFGQAVQVHAYRRPGDDYAGAGRPAV, encoded by the coding sequence GTGGCGGAGGAAACCAGGCAGCGGCCGATCCGGCGGGCGCTGGTCATCGCGCTGGTCGCGGTGGCCGTGGCGACCGGGATCTTCGTGCTGGCCAACCGCCAGGACAGCGCACCACTGGCGAACACCGCCGCTCCCCCGGCGTCCCCGGAGCCACCGCTGCCCGCGCCGTCGCAACCGCAACCCCAGCCGGGCGCGGCACTGCCCGCGTCGCCGGGCAAGCAGCTCGACGACTGGGCCGCGCAGTACTCGACCTGGCTGGAGATCCCGCAGCGCTCGATGCTCGCCTACGCCAAGGCGACCATCACCATGGGCCAGGAGCAGCCCGGCTGCCACGTGTCCTGGGTGACGCTGGCCGGGATCGGCAAGAACGCCAGCGACCACGGGCGCGTCGGCGGCGTGATCGGCGAGGACGGCCGCCCGGCGCAGCCGATCGGCACGGTCGACCTGCTGGACTTCAACGGCAAGGTGGTCTCCGAGCCGGACGCCAACGGCCCGATGCAGCTCACCCCGGCCGTCTGGGACAAGTGGGCGCGCAGCGCGAGCGGCGCGGGCGCCCCGGATCCGCAGAACCTCGACGACGCCGCGCTGACCGCCGCCCGCGCCCTGTGCGCCGACGGCGGCCGCGACCTGTCCGACGGTCCCACCTGGTGGAACGCGGTCGGTTCGCTGCAGGACGCGCCGTTGTTCCTGCACCGCGTGCTGGCCACCGCGAACGTCTACGGCACGGTCGCGAAGACCGACGCGCCGCCGAAGACCTCGGTGCTCAAGGCGGTCTACTTCGCCATCGAGAAGATCGGCCTGCCGTACGTGTGGGGCGGCAACGGCATCGAAGGCGGGCACGAGGGCTTCGACTGCTCGGGCCTGACCACCGCGGCCTACGGCAACGCGGGGATCACGCTCAAGCGCACCGCGCACTGGCAGTACGGCAGCGTGCCGCTGGTGCCGGTCGAGGAGGAGCCGCAGCTCGGCGACCTGGTGTTCTTCGGCAACCCGTCGACGAAGATCCACCACGTCGGCATCTACGTTGGCAACAAGCAGATGGTGGATGCGCCGACCTTCGGGCAGGCCGTCCAGGTCCACGCCTACCGCCGCCCCGGCGACGACTACGCGGGTGCGGGGCGCCCGGCGGTCTGA
- a CDS encoding nitroreductase family deazaflavin-dependent oxidoreductase: MTGRTSAMAVAADLDRATDSQWDWVAEQTRAYLASDGAEGHESNGVHTLVLATTGRRTGIPRRTCLIYGKAGEDFVVVASKGGDDDDPAWFKNLVAEPSVGVQAGDRRFTARARVATPAEREVLWPRMVGIFPLYEEYAQKTTREIPIVLLTPGAQD, translated from the coding sequence GTGACCGGGAGGACCTCCGCCATGGCCGTCGCCGCTGATCTTGACCGCGCCACCGACTCGCAGTGGGACTGGGTCGCCGAGCAGACCCGCGCGTACCTCGCCTCCGACGGCGCCGAGGGCCACGAATCGAACGGCGTCCACACGCTCGTGCTCGCCACCACCGGGCGCCGGACCGGCATTCCGCGCCGCACCTGCCTGATCTACGGCAAGGCGGGCGAGGACTTCGTGGTCGTCGCCTCCAAGGGCGGTGACGACGACGATCCTGCGTGGTTCAAGAACCTCGTGGCGGAGCCGAGCGTCGGCGTGCAGGCGGGCGACCGCCGGTTCACCGCGCGCGCCAGGGTCGCCACCCCGGCCGAGCGCGAGGTGCTGTGGCCGCGGATGGTGGGCATCTTCCCGCTGTACGAGGAGTACGCGCAGAAGACCACGCGTGAGATCCCGATCGTCCTGCTCACCCCTGGCGCGCAAGACTGA
- a CDS encoding GNAT family N-acetyltransferase, with protein MTAFVPADFVPPTGLVTERFRLEPLGPRHNEADHAAWMSSIEHIRATPGYPDGDWPPRDGMTLERNLADLRRHADDFTRRVGFTFTVLEGDDVIGCVYLYPPDSAEWDVSVQSWVRADRSALDGPLADAVADWLASDWPWKRLDRCGR; from the coding sequence ATGACCGCGTTCGTGCCAGCCGATTTTGTGCCGCCGACCGGGTTGGTGACCGAGCGGTTCCGGCTCGAACCGTTGGGGCCGCGGCACAACGAGGCCGATCACGCCGCGTGGATGTCGAGCATCGAGCACATCCGCGCCACGCCCGGCTATCCCGACGGCGACTGGCCACCGCGCGACGGCATGACGCTCGAACGGAACCTCGCCGACCTCCGCCGCCACGCGGACGACTTCACGCGCCGCGTCGGGTTCACGTTCACCGTGCTGGAGGGCGACGACGTCATCGGGTGCGTCTACCTGTATCCGCCGGACTCCGCGGAGTGGGACGTCTCGGTGCAGTCCTGGGTGCGGGCCGACAGGTCCGCCCTCGACGGGCCACTGGCCGATGCCGTCGCGGATTGGCTCGCGTCGGACTGGCCCTGGAAGCGTTTGGACCGCTGTGGTCGATAA
- a CDS encoding short-chain fatty acyl-CoA regulator family protein: MDKTFAGAKLRHLRETRSMSQADLARLLEISPSYLNQIEHNARPLTVPVLFRITQAFGVDAEFFANNDTARLVADVREALLDESLGVQATTGEINELATNLPSIAQALVRLHRRYRDAVENTAALVAEDGSGVHGSAAGPLPHEEVRDFFYERENYVAELDERAERMAAELPLRRGEVLSALRDRLTERYGVHVTSEGIDEAVGEQHRYEPHARVLRMAPSLRVGQQAFRMASQIALLEYDDLIAELADSWAFSGPAARSLARVGLANYFAGALILPYEQFYRRAEEYRYDIERLCDHFGVGFETACHRLSTLQRPKMRGVPFSFVRVDRAGNMSKRQSAAGFHFSRVGGACPLWNIYEAFTSPGKILTQIASLPDGKSYFWIARTISRNIGGFGSPGKMFTVGLGCELRHARRLVYSTGLDLDDRAAATPIGMGCKVCERPACPQRAFPTIGKQLTVDENTSTFVPYPAVPKP, from the coding sequence GTGGACAAAACCTTCGCCGGCGCGAAACTGCGCCACCTGCGTGAGACGCGCTCGATGAGCCAGGCCGACCTCGCCCGGCTGCTGGAGATCTCGCCGAGCTACCTCAACCAGATCGAGCACAACGCCCGTCCGCTGACCGTGCCGGTGCTGTTCCGCATCACCCAGGCCTTCGGCGTGGACGCCGAGTTCTTCGCGAACAACGACACCGCGCGCCTGGTCGCCGACGTGCGCGAAGCCCTGCTCGACGAGTCGCTCGGCGTGCAGGCCACCACCGGCGAGATCAACGAACTGGCGACGAACCTGCCGTCGATCGCCCAGGCGCTGGTCCGGCTGCACCGGCGGTACCGGGACGCGGTGGAGAACACCGCGGCGCTGGTGGCCGAGGACGGCAGCGGGGTGCACGGCAGCGCGGCCGGTCCGCTGCCGCACGAGGAGGTGCGCGACTTCTTCTACGAACGCGAGAACTACGTCGCCGAGCTGGACGAACGCGCCGAGCGGATGGCCGCCGAGCTGCCGCTGCGCCGGGGTGAGGTGCTGTCCGCGCTGCGGGACCGGCTGACCGAGCGCTACGGCGTGCACGTCACCAGCGAGGGCATCGACGAGGCGGTCGGCGAGCAGCACCGGTACGAGCCGCACGCGCGGGTGCTGCGGATGGCGCCGAGCCTGCGGGTCGGGCAGCAGGCGTTCCGCATGGCCTCGCAGATCGCGCTGCTGGAGTACGACGACCTGATCGCCGAACTGGCCGATTCGTGGGCGTTCTCCGGTCCGGCCGCGCGCTCGCTGGCGCGGGTGGGGCTGGCGAACTACTTCGCCGGCGCGCTGATCCTGCCGTACGAGCAGTTCTACCGGCGGGCCGAGGAGTACCGGTACGACATCGAGCGGTTGTGCGACCACTTCGGGGTCGGCTTCGAAACGGCGTGCCACCGGCTGTCCACCCTGCAGCGGCCGAAGATGCGCGGGGTGCCGTTCTCGTTCGTGCGGGTGGACCGCGCGGGGAACATGTCGAAGCGGCAGTCGGCGGCGGGGTTCCACTTCTCCCGCGTCGGCGGGGCGTGCCCGCTGTGGAACATCTACGAGGCGTTCACCTCACCGGGCAAGATCCTGACGCAGATCGCGTCGCTGCCGGACGGCAAGAGCTACTTCTGGATCGCGCGGACGATCTCGCGGAACATCGGCGGCTTCGGGTCGCCGGGGAAGATGTTCACCGTCGGCCTGGGTTGTGAACTCCGCCACGCGCGGCGGCTCGTCTACTCGACCGGCCTGGACCTGGACGACCGGGCCGCCGCCACGCCGATCGGCATGGGGTGCAAGGTCTGCGAACGCCCGGCCTGCCCGCAACGCGCCTTCCCGACGATCGGCAAGCAGCTGACGGTCGACGAGAACACGAGCACCTTCGTGCCGTACCCCGCCGTGCCGAAGCCGTGA
- the ilvA gene encoding threonine ammonia-lyase IlvA: MQGVRTAEVSAELVDQAAERLAGVVTRTPLEPSSRLSAQMNARVWLKREDLQTVRSYKVRGAYNFIVQLDEAVRARGVVCASAGNHAQGVAYACRRLGANGRVFVPRTTPRQKRERIATLGGAHVEVIVTGDSYEDASAEAKREAERTGATLVPAFDDPRTVAGQGTVAREIVAQLGFAPDVLVVPVGGGGLLAGIVTWMRERHPTTRIVGVEPAGAACLAAALEAGGPVRIDTVDSFVDGAAVALAGSVTYPLIRDSGAELTTVEEGGVCTEMLELYQSDGIIAEPAGALASAALGATVEIGAGETVVCVVSGGNNDVSRYSEILERSLVHKGLKHYFLVGFPQEPGALRRFLDEVLGPEDDITLFEYVKRNSRETGPALIGIEIERPADLPGLLDRLEASPLQVERVEPGSPLFHFLL, encoded by the coding sequence ATGCAGGGTGTGCGCACGGCGGAAGTAAGCGCGGAACTGGTCGATCAGGCCGCGGAACGGCTGGCCGGGGTGGTCACCAGGACCCCGCTCGAACCCAGTTCCCGGCTCTCCGCGCAGATGAACGCCCGGGTCTGGCTCAAGCGCGAGGACCTCCAGACCGTCCGCTCCTACAAGGTCCGCGGTGCCTACAACTTCATCGTGCAGCTCGACGAGGCGGTCCGCGCCCGTGGGGTGGTCTGCGCCAGCGCGGGCAACCACGCGCAGGGCGTCGCCTACGCGTGCCGCCGGCTCGGGGCCAACGGCCGCGTTTTCGTGCCGCGCACCACACCGCGGCAGAAGCGGGAGCGGATCGCCACGCTCGGCGGGGCGCACGTCGAGGTCATCGTCACCGGCGACTCGTACGAGGACGCCTCCGCCGAGGCCAAGCGCGAGGCCGAGCGCACCGGCGCCACCCTGGTGCCCGCCTTCGACGACCCGCGCACGGTCGCCGGGCAGGGCACCGTCGCCCGCGAGATCGTCGCGCAGCTGGGCTTCGCGCCGGACGTCCTGGTGGTGCCGGTCGGCGGTGGCGGGCTGCTCGCCGGGATCGTCACCTGGATGCGCGAACGCCACCCGACGACCCGGATCGTCGGCGTCGAGCCCGCCGGGGCCGCCTGCCTGGCCGCCGCGCTCGAAGCCGGTGGGCCGGTGCGGATCGACACCGTGGACTCCTTCGTCGACGGCGCCGCGGTGGCCCTCGCCGGTTCGGTCACCTACCCGCTGATCCGCGACAGCGGTGCCGAGCTCACCACCGTCGAAGAGGGCGGGGTGTGCACCGAGATGCTGGAGCTGTACCAGTCCGACGGCATCATCGCCGAACCCGCCGGCGCGCTGGCCAGCGCCGCGCTCGGCGCGACCGTGGAGATCGGCGCCGGGGAGACCGTGGTCTGCGTGGTCTCCGGCGGCAACAACGACGTCAGCCGGTACAGCGAGATCCTCGAGCGGTCACTGGTCCACAAGGGACTCAAGCACTACTTCCTGGTCGGCTTCCCGCAGGAACCCGGTGCGCTGCGCCGCTTCCTCGACGAGGTGCTCGGCCCGGAGGACGACATCACCCTGTTCGAGTACGTCAAGCGCAACAGCCGGGAGACCGGCCCGGCGCTGATCGGGATCGAGATCGAGCGCCCGGCCGACCTGCCCGGCCTGCTGGACCGCCTCGAAGCCAGCCCGCTCCAGGTGGAACGGGTGGAACCGGGCAGTCCCCTGTTTCACTTCCTGCTCTAG
- a CDS encoding M14 family zinc carboxypeptidase: MLGTAAPAVAAPDDGLYTAAAQCSETPRELPVNEFTDHRELGIELDRIERASGGKVEVDQLGRSNRGREIYSARVGTGPKAVLLTSEIHGNEKTGTDAILDLLDFVGTSDSAKAKRWRSELTIVAIPKMNPDGAELDRRGNDMSWQEVTARHPQLRGVQPAWNYYTGSLQGDDYSQRPGFDINRDYNPDLNYVPRKEDFPGTSAQTGWYLSPETSIVRDVYRGLTAEFGKVDTYVDLHHQGACYVMPDDPDEFVTLSISGKFVDDPATTPGYEKYAPKYDLKYSKQLNVAVNNALQGAANNRPVFGNITLYPQDTNLPGTGLGSFALNGSGTVLFEVRGQTQTLGQKHRAVLTKSVYIGLDGMLSSIASGHVRNLDPAEYDRIPPRGPNIGTAAAEARLDD, from the coding sequence CTGCTCGGCACCGCCGCGCCGGCCGTCGCCGCGCCGGACGACGGCCTCTACACCGCCGCCGCCCAGTGCAGCGAAACCCCGCGCGAGCTGCCGGTCAACGAGTTCACCGACCACCGCGAACTCGGCATCGAGCTCGACCGGATCGAGCGCGCCAGCGGCGGCAAGGTCGAGGTCGACCAGCTCGGCCGGAGCAACCGCGGCCGCGAGATCTACTCGGCGCGCGTCGGCACCGGCCCCAAGGCCGTGCTGCTGACCAGCGAGATCCACGGCAACGAGAAGACCGGCACGGACGCCATCCTCGACCTGCTGGACTTCGTCGGCACCAGCGATTCGGCCAAGGCGAAGCGCTGGCGCAGCGAGCTGACCATCGTCGCCATCCCGAAGATGAACCCGGACGGAGCTGAACTCGACCGCCGCGGGAACGACATGTCGTGGCAGGAGGTCACCGCGCGCCACCCGCAGCTGCGGGGCGTCCAGCCCGCGTGGAACTACTACACCGGCTCGCTGCAGGGTGACGACTACTCGCAGCGGCCCGGGTTCGACATCAACCGCGACTACAACCCCGACCTGAACTACGTGCCGCGCAAGGAGGACTTCCCCGGCACCTCGGCGCAGACCGGCTGGTACCTCTCGCCGGAGACCTCCATCGTGCGGGACGTCTACCGCGGCCTGACCGCCGAGTTCGGCAAGGTGGACACCTACGTCGACCTGCACCACCAGGGCGCCTGCTACGTGATGCCGGACGACCCCGACGAGTTCGTCACGCTGTCCATCTCCGGCAAGTTCGTCGACGACCCGGCCACCACGCCCGGCTACGAGAAGTACGCCCCGAAGTACGACCTGAAGTACTCGAAGCAGCTGAACGTGGCGGTGAACAACGCGCTGCAGGGCGCGGCGAACAACCGGCCGGTGTTCGGGAACATCACCCTGTACCCGCAGGACACCAACCTGCCCGGCACCGGGCTCGGCTCGTTCGCGCTGAACGGCAGCGGCACGGTGTTGTTCGAGGTGCGCGGGCAGACCCAGACGCTGGGCCAGAAGCACCGCGCGGTGCTCACCAAGTCCGTCTACATCGGACTGGACGGCATGCTGTCCTCGATCGCCAGCGGGCACGTGCGGAACCTGGACCCGGCCGAGTACGACCGGATCCCGCCGCGTGGCCCCAACATCGGCACCGCGGCCGCCGAAGCCCGGTTGGACGACTAG
- a CDS encoding aminoglycoside phosphotransferase family protein, which produces MSSTPDLGPLPRRVTVDATQVRRLVAEQFPEWAGLPVRPVAANGWDNFTFHLGDTMLARLPSAAEYALAVDKEHQWLPALAPRLPLPVPVPLAKGRPGAGYPFPWSIYPWLHGEPAHADRIADPVRFALELADFLLALRNVDAADGPQPGKHNWFRGDTLRTYDARTQRALTALGDHADPAREIWATALESHWDGPDRWFHGDVAPGNLLVEDGHLAAVIDFGTCGVGDPSCDLAIAWTLLTADGRQRFRERLAVDEETWARGRGWALWKALAQNDDATLGQLFADHARVTPGGRSPR; this is translated from the coding sequence TTGAGCAGCACACCGGATCTCGGACCACTCCCCCGGCGCGTCACCGTCGACGCGACACAGGTGCGGCGGTTGGTCGCCGAGCAGTTCCCGGAATGGGCCGGCCTCCCGGTCCGGCCGGTCGCCGCCAACGGCTGGGACAACTTCACCTTCCACCTCGGCGACACCATGCTCGCGCGGCTGCCGAGCGCCGCCGAATACGCGCTGGCGGTCGACAAGGAACACCAGTGGCTTCCGGCACTCGCGCCCCGGTTGCCGCTGCCCGTTCCCGTCCCGCTGGCGAAGGGACGTCCCGGCGCCGGCTACCCCTTCCCGTGGTCGATCTACCCCTGGCTCCACGGCGAACCCGCGCACGCGGACCGCATCGCCGACCCGGTCCGCTTCGCCCTCGAGCTGGCCGACTTCCTGCTCGCCTTGCGGAACGTCGATGCCGCCGACGGTCCCCAGCCGGGTAAACACAACTGGTTCCGAGGCGACACCCTGCGCACCTACGACGCCCGGACCCAGCGCGCGCTCACGGCACTGGGCGATCACGCCGACCCGGCCCGCGAAATCTGGGCGACCGCACTGGAATCCCACTGGGACGGGCCCGACCGCTGGTTCCACGGCGATGTCGCCCCGGGCAACCTCCTGGTCGAGGACGGCCACCTCGCGGCCGTCATCGACTTCGGGACCTGCGGGGTCGGCGATCCCTCCTGCGACCTCGCCATCGCCTGGACGCTGCTGACCGCCGACGGCCGTCAAAGGTTCCGCGAACGCTTGGCCGTCGACGAGGAGACCTGGGCACGTGGGCGCGGCTGGGCCCTGTGGAAGGCGCTCGCCCAGAACGACGACGCCACCCTCGGTCAGCTCTTCGCCGACCACGCGCGCGTCACCCCAGGTGGTCGTTCTCCCCGCTGA
- a CDS encoding FAD-dependent monooxygenase — protein sequence MIDVIIAGCGPAGAMLAAELRLHDVRVLVLEKETEPASFVRIVGLHMRSLEIMAMRGLLDRLLEIGRQRPAAGFFAAIAKPVPDGLDSAHAYLLGIPQPVIVRLLEEHATGLGAQVRHGCEVSGFEQDDEGVTVELTSGERLRSRYLVGCDGGRSTVRKLLGVGFPGEPSRTETLMGELELSAPPDEIAAKVREVDRIQLRPFGNGVYSVVVPAAGVVDRAEPPTLEDFRRQLRAVAGTDFGVHSPRWLSRFGDATRLAEQYRVGRVLLAGDAAHIHPPTGGQGLNLGVQDAVNLGWKLAGRIRGWAPDALLDTYPAERRPVAAAVLDNTRAQMALSSPEPGARAMRRLLTELMDFNEVNRHLIEKIAAVDIRYDFGDGPELLGRRLPDLDVGQSRLYDQLHAGRGLLLDRTERLTTGTWSDRVDHLTDADLDFPAVLLRPDGYVAWIGDDQRDLDDYLARWFGR from the coding sequence ATGATTGACGTGATCATCGCCGGCTGCGGGCCTGCCGGCGCGATGCTGGCCGCCGAGCTGCGACTCCACGACGTCCGGGTTCTCGTGCTGGAGAAGGAAACCGAGCCGGCGTCGTTCGTCCGCATCGTCGGGTTGCACATGCGCAGCCTCGAAATCATGGCGATGCGCGGCCTGCTGGACCGCCTCCTCGAAATCGGACGACAGCGTCCGGCCGCCGGGTTCTTCGCCGCCATCGCCAAACCCGTGCCCGACGGGCTGGATTCCGCGCACGCCTACCTGCTCGGCATTCCGCAGCCGGTCATCGTCCGGCTCCTCGAAGAACACGCCACCGGACTGGGCGCGCAGGTCCGGCACGGTTGCGAGGTGAGCGGTTTCGAGCAGGACGACGAAGGCGTGACCGTCGAACTGACCTCCGGCGAACGGCTGCGGTCGCGCTACCTCGTCGGCTGCGACGGCGGGCGCAGCACGGTGCGCAAGCTGCTCGGCGTCGGCTTCCCCGGCGAGCCCTCGCGAACCGAAACGCTGATGGGCGAACTGGAACTGAGCGCGCCGCCGGACGAGATCGCGGCCAAGGTGCGCGAAGTCGACAGGATCCAGCTCCGGCCTTTCGGCAACGGTGTCTACAGCGTCGTGGTTCCCGCCGCCGGAGTCGTCGACCGCGCGGAACCACCGACCCTGGAGGACTTCCGGCGGCAACTGCGTGCCGTCGCCGGTACCGATTTCGGCGTGCACTCCCCGCGCTGGTTGTCCCGTTTCGGCGATGCCACGCGACTGGCCGAGCAGTACCGCGTCGGGCGGGTGCTGCTGGCGGGCGACGCGGCCCACATCCATCCGCCGACCGGCGGGCAGGGCCTCAACCTCGGTGTGCAGGACGCGGTCAACCTCGGCTGGAAGCTGGCCGGGCGGATCCGCGGCTGGGCACCGGACGCGCTGCTGGACACCTACCCGGCCGAACGCCGTCCGGTCGCGGCGGCGGTGCTGGACAACACCCGCGCCCAGATGGCGTTGTCGTCCCCCGAACCGGGCGCGCGGGCCATGCGGCGGCTGCTCACCGAACTGATGGACTTCAACGAGGTGAACCGCCACCTGATCGAGAAGATCGCCGCGGTGGACATTCGCTACGACTTCGGGGACGGCCCCGAGCTGCTCGGCCGTCGCCTGCCCGACCTCGACGTGGGACAAAGCCGCCTCTACGACCAGTTGCACGCGGGCCGCGGCCTCCTGCTCGACCGCACCGAACGGCTGACCACCGGCACGTGGTCCGACCGGGTCGACCACCTCACGGACGCCGACCTGGACTTCCCCGCCGTTCTGCTCCGCCCCGACGGTTACGTCGCCTGGATCGGTGACGACCAGCGAGACCTGGACGACTATCTGGCCCGCTGGTTCGGCAGGTAG